The following are encoded in a window of Actinomyces oris genomic DNA:
- the hpt gene encoding hypoxanthine phosphoribosyltransferase — protein sequence MDATDMGSDLQQVLITEEQIGQRLDEMAAQIDADYAGRDPLLVGVLKGAVYVMADLSRRLHMSAPMDWMAVSSYGSGTKSSGVVRILKDLDTDVTDRHILIVEDVIDSGLTLSWLVGNLSSRGAASVEIATLLRKPDAAKVEVDVKYVGFDIPTEFVVGYGLDYAERYRNLPFIGTLRPEVYGG from the coding sequence TGGACGCCACGGACATGGGATCGGACCTTCAGCAGGTTCTCATCACCGAGGAGCAGATCGGGCAGCGCCTCGATGAGATGGCCGCGCAGATCGACGCGGACTACGCGGGCCGTGACCCTCTGCTCGTCGGCGTGCTCAAGGGGGCCGTCTACGTCATGGCGGACCTGTCGCGCCGGCTGCACATGAGCGCCCCGATGGACTGGATGGCGGTGTCCTCCTACGGATCGGGCACCAAGTCCTCCGGCGTCGTGCGCATCCTCAAGGACCTGGACACCGACGTCACCGACCGGCACATTCTCATCGTTGAGGACGTCATCGACTCCGGCCTGACCCTGTCCTGGCTGGTGGGCAACCTGTCCTCACGCGGTGCGGCCTCGGTGGAGATCGCCACGCTTCTGCGCAAGCCCGACGCCGCCAAGGTCGAGGTGGACGTCAAGTACGTCGGCTTCGATATTCCTACGGAGTTCGTCGTCGGCTACGGGCTGGACTACGCCGAGCGGTACCGCAACCTGCCGTTCATCGGTACGCTGCGCCCTGAGGTCTACGGGGGCTGA
- a CDS encoding IS481 family transposase, with translation MSSDKNRSVDPRVRLAIAQWPDDAPRGAVTTFCAEHSISRKTFYVLRRRARLEGPAAVLEPRSRRPRSSPARLPEAVRSQALEVRAALERSGLDHGPISVHDKMASMGLKAPSPAWLARLFRDQGVARSEPSKRPRAAWRRFVYPAPNACWQLDATEYVITQGRKVVIFQLQDDHSRLAVASLVASSETSQAAIDVFDKGVAARGVPQRLLTDNGIALNPSRRGVTGRLVEHVRSLGVEPITSKPYHPSTQGKNERFHQTPFRYPDQQPLAASIAELQEQVDRFDLIYNTQRPHQGLPGRITPQQAWDATEVAQAPRPDRDTAPITPGGSAPQPDTTARHQVHRHKPIGATGQRELTVGRNGTVHISGIAFLVNRHLAASTVIAIWDTRTITFADPHGEVLIQYTWPPQGTSYVSHHPPDPTNQRGGRGRKRL, from the coding sequence GTGAGCTCTGATAAGAACCGTAGTGTTGATCCTCGTGTCCGTCTGGCGATCGCCCAGTGGCCTGATGACGCGCCTCGTGGGGCGGTGACGACGTTCTGCGCTGAGCACTCCATCTCACGCAAGACGTTCTACGTCTTGCGGCGCCGAGCCCGCCTGGAGGGGCCGGCGGCGGTGCTTGAGCCCCGGTCGCGTCGCCCGCGCTCCAGCCCGGCCCGTCTGCCTGAGGCGGTGCGCTCCCAGGCCCTGGAGGTGCGGGCGGCCCTGGAACGCTCAGGTTTGGACCACGGCCCGATCAGCGTGCACGACAAGATGGCCTCCATGGGACTGAAGGCGCCCTCACCGGCGTGGCTGGCCCGGCTCTTCCGCGACCAGGGGGTGGCCCGCTCAGAGCCGTCCAAGAGACCACGGGCGGCCTGGAGACGGTTCGTCTACCCCGCCCCCAATGCCTGCTGGCAGCTCGATGCCACCGAGTACGTCATCACCCAAGGACGCAAGGTGGTCATCTTCCAGCTCCAGGACGACCACTCCCGCCTGGCGGTGGCCTCCCTGGTCGCCTCCAGCGAGACCAGCCAGGCAGCCATCGACGTCTTCGACAAAGGCGTAGCCGCCCGGGGTGTGCCCCAGCGTCTGCTGACCGACAACGGCATCGCTCTTAACCCCAGCCGGCGCGGAGTCACCGGACGCCTGGTGGAGCACGTGCGCTCCCTGGGGGTCGAGCCCATCACCTCCAAGCCCTACCACCCCAGCACCCAGGGCAAGAATGAGCGCTTCCACCAGACCCCGTTCCGCTACCCGGACCAGCAGCCCCTGGCCGCCTCCATCGCCGAGCTTCAGGAGCAGGTCGACCGCTTCGACCTCATCTACAACACCCAGCGCCCCCACCAGGGTCTACCCGGGCGCATCACCCCGCAGCAGGCCTGGGACGCCACTGAGGTGGCCCAGGCGCCCCGACCGGACCGCGACACCGCCCCCATCACCCCAGGAGGCTCAGCCCCTCAGCCAGACACCACCGCACGGCACCAGGTGCATCGACACAAGCCCATCGGTGCCACCGGACAGCGCGAGCTGACCGTCGGCCGCAACGGCACCGTCCACATCAGTGGCATCGCGTTCCTGGTCAACCGCCACCTGGCCGCCTCCACGGTCATCGCGATCTGGGACACCAGAACCATCACCTTCGCTGATCCCCATGGCGAGGTCCTGATCCAGTACACCTGGCCGCCCCAAGGCACTTCCTACGTCTCTCACCACCCACCCGACCCCACCAACCAGCGCGGAGGCCGCGGCCGCAAGAGGCTCTAA
- a CDS encoding SAVED domain-containing protein, translating into MSSAELQIDPYGPVFISYRHSDGKSIADRVSTLLKSVGVPVWIDSEAMQVGHIEKRVDRAIEQTISGAIVISTEDTAHSDVISKNEVPGFLQLLDNDPTFPICIINVNDKDAVREGLDYSAPDRRMRTVTVESDLRGPLSLIKQFGAEEEDLVALVGAMATERVKRIHQACQEKDDRIVRLGLYSWEESVDHALSGNYLDLRLAAPKSGDRFNREALKTFKDTLKETRKAVEYVSPSVLQIEGTAHLFLAFVLGTQFPETFVKRAIVRQSGENWGRENNGDQNESFLHLTDQRVCNESSAGRARVAVYLDLVAGRLDSAFTSFVEANKENIRYSARIGMREPGKIDPNDGARIAREASNMIRDLSGSHGAAHIDLMMRCPLPLAFLIGRNVNTLSFTVYEYERDNDRYVPMLDVDTFDRSNVITKVLV; encoded by the coding sequence ATGAGTTCAGCAGAGTTGCAGATCGATCCGTATGGTCCGGTGTTTATCTCGTACCGTCATTCCGATGGTAAATCGATTGCCGATCGTGTGTCGACATTGCTTAAGTCTGTCGGCGTGCCCGTGTGGATTGACTCTGAAGCAATGCAAGTGGGGCACATCGAAAAAAGGGTAGACCGGGCTATCGAGCAAACAATTTCAGGAGCCATCGTGATTTCAACCGAAGATACGGCGCACAGCGACGTGATCTCCAAAAATGAGGTCCCAGGGTTTCTGCAGCTGCTAGATAACGATCCAACGTTCCCGATTTGCATCATCAACGTCAATGATAAGGATGCCGTGAGGGAGGGTCTTGACTATTCTGCGCCAGATCGCCGCATGCGTACGGTTACGGTTGAAAGCGATTTGAGGGGTCCGCTTTCGTTGATCAAGCAGTTCGGGGCGGAAGAAGAAGATCTTGTTGCCCTTGTGGGGGCGATGGCGACGGAGCGAGTCAAAAGGATTCATCAAGCATGTCAAGAGAAGGACGATAGGATCGTTCGGCTTGGTTTGTATTCTTGGGAAGAGTCTGTCGACCATGCATTGTCAGGTAACTACCTTGACCTTCGACTGGCTGCGCCGAAGAGCGGTGACCGTTTCAATAGGGAAGCGCTGAAAACGTTCAAGGACACCCTCAAAGAGACGCGGAAGGCTGTAGAGTATGTATCACCTTCGGTGTTGCAAATCGAGGGGACGGCTCACTTGTTCCTCGCCTTTGTTTTGGGGACGCAGTTCCCTGAGACGTTTGTTAAACGAGCAATCGTTCGGCAGAGCGGCGAGAACTGGGGGCGGGAGAATAACGGTGACCAGAACGAAAGTTTTCTTCACCTAACAGATCAAAGAGTCTGTAATGAGTCTTCGGCGGGGCGTGCTCGAGTCGCCGTATATCTGGACCTTGTTGCTGGGCGGCTTGACTCTGCATTCACTTCATTCGTTGAGGCGAATAAAGAGAATATCAGATATTCTGCGCGCATTGGAATGCGGGAGCCCGGGAAAATCGATCCCAATGACGGGGCGCGCATCGCGAGGGAGGCTTCCAACATGATCCGTGACCTCTCTGGCTCTCACGGTGCGGCTCATATTGACCTCATGATGAGGTGTCCGCTACCACTAGCGTTCTTGATCGGCAGAAATGTCAATACTCTCAGTTTCACCGTCTACGAGTATGAACGCGACAACGATAGGTATGTACCAATGCTTGATGTTGACACATTTGATCGTTCTAACGTTATCACGAAAGTGCTAGTGTGA